The stretch of DNA TATTTGCATCTCCGTTAACAATTGCTATATTTGAATTTATTGCACTATCATAATCTCGAAAGACATAATAAAAGGGATGAAATATATTTTTCCGAGCTAAATCTTCTCCCAATAAATAGATTCTGACTTTTCCGGTTTTTAATTTACCTGCTACTTGATTACTTATATTTACTGTTCCCTCTTGAATCGTTTTGCTTTTATTGTGGTAAATTTCATTCATTGGTTCACTACCAGTAGGTGATGGCTTAAGAGCTCTGATCTCCATTGTAACTAAATAATCATCTGATTTTGTAAGGTCGTAGGCAACCCCATTGGTAAGAGTGAGCTCTTTTAATAAGTTCAGATCCCAACACCCTGTTAATAAAACTAAACAGAGAAATAAAAAAAATAGTATTTTCATATCTCGTTCCTTCTTTTCAACTTAAATGAAATAATAGAAATAACCAATAGGAAAAGAGGAATTCCTATTAAAGAAACATAAGCCATCCAATTCAGGAGGCTTTTGATCCACTCAAGCTTCTGAGGAGTTGTCAAAAATAATGAAATCATTGTACTTATGATAGGCAAATAATTTGCAGCTTTTATATGATTGCCTTTATGAAATAGGTGTCCAACACCATGTGAAGCAAAAAAGAGATAGTTAATAACAGAAGTATTAACAGTTGCTACCCAAATAATGATAAGAATGATATCTAGGCGTTCAATTATATTCCAATCAAAGGATTTTAATATATATAAAACAGGTTCTTTTAGTGTGCGAAGTTCAAAAGGACTGAAAACAAAAAACATAGACAACACAAAAAATGTAAGCAAACCTGTAACGAGAATATTAATAAGTGACATTGTTTTAAAAATAGTGGTTGGATTTTCCTTAATTTTGGGGTAGATGACTAGTAAAAATTCATATCCAATCATTGGTAAAAAGGCAGCGTTTATCCCTTTGAAAATCCTTGTGAAATTAGTTTGTCCAATCGGAAGAATATTTTCAAATCTCATGTCATTATAAACAGTTAGCACTAGAATAATAAGTATAAGAATCAACATAGAGATTAACGTATTATATTTCGCTAAAATTCTTAAGTTTACCCGAGTAAAATAAAGGGTTCCGCTCAGGGATAACATCATTACCACCCATTTAGGTGTATTAGGAAAAGCCCATTTATATAAAATGGGAGATGCTGCTAGAAAGGAAGCTACAAGTAGAAAATAACCCGAATAAAACAAGGAAATTATTTTTCCAAATAATTTCCCTAATACTTTTTCGGAAAAATCAAATATAGTATGATTTGGGAAACGTTTAACCAATAACCACAAAATGAAGATAATTATTTGGAAAAGGACACCTGTCAACAATACTGATATCCAACCATCGTATTTAGCAGCGATAAAAGCATGATGAGGTAATTCTATCTGGCCTACCCCGATTTGAGTTTGAGTAATAAGAAAAAATAATTGGACTTTTGTAATCGTGTCATGATTTTTCTTCATTATTTTTCCATCCTCTGGAATTCCATTCTTGTTTTAACTCTGTGGGCTTTGCATCATTCGATCGATAATCCATAAGATGAAGTGGCGATCGAATAAATATATGTTTTAATCTAGAACCGTGTTGAACTCCAATAGGCATAAAATATGGTGTTCCAAAGATCTCTAATTTACAAAGATGCATTAACGTTAGAGCTAACAACCAAACAATACCTAAAAATCCAAAAATGGAAGCAGCAGCCATCATAAAAAAACCAATGATACGAATTGAGTTGCCTAATTCATGAAATGGTAAAACGAACGATGATATTGCTGTAACTGCAATAACAATAATCATCATATTAGATACGAGATTTGCCTCTACAACTGCTGTACCAATTACAAGTCCTCCTACCACTCCAATTGTTTGTGTTACCTGAGTTGGTAACCGAATGGAAGCCTCTCGAATGATTTCCAATATTAAAGCCATAATGATTGCTTCGATAAAAGGTGGAAACGGAATATTTTCTAAAGAACTTTTCACTGGAAAAATGAGTTCTTGCGGAATTATTTGATAATGAAAAGATACAATAGCAATATATATAGCTGGAAGAACTAGCGAAATAATAAAGCACCCAATTCGGATTAAACGTAAAAATGAAGCAATATGCCACCTTACATTATAATCCTCTGGTGTTTGAAAAAATGAAGCTAATGTAACAGGTGTAATGATGGCACTGGAGCTTCCATTGGACAATATTACCACACGTCCCTCCATTATTTGAGCCACAGCACGATCGACTCTTTCTGTGTCAAGGACTTGCGGAAATGGTGACCAAGGTTGATCTTCAATAAGTTGTAGAATTTGTGACGTAGATCCAACATAATCAATTTTTATAGACTGAATTCGCTGTTTGACTTTTTGGATTAAATCTTCATTGGTAAGATGGTTTAAATAAACCAAACAAACTCTTTTTTCCATTGATTCGCCAATTTGAATATATTCAATAGTTAAATTGTAATTTAATACCTCATTTCTTATTAAATAAATATTTGTATTTAAATTTTCTACAAACCCAGCTCTTGAACCCTTAAGCATTTTTTCATTTGCTGGTTCTTCCACCGATCGGTCGTTTGTCGCAACTACATTCACAATAGTTATAATTGAAGAATTAATTAATAATGCGCAGTGTCCACTTATAATACCTTCTATAATGGTTTTCATTGAAGAAGTTTGTTGTATTTGGTCAACCGTTATGATTTGATTTATATTTCCTTCTTTAACAGTTAACAAAGGCTTAATTACTTTATCTTGGAGTTTCTCACTATCCACCATTGGCTCAATATAAAGTATCAACATGGAATTATTATTAAAATTAACTTCTCGGCATTTAAGATCACCAGTATTATTTAATAGATTAGTTATTCTATTTTTGTTTCTCTCTAAAGATTCTGAAGCTTCTTCATCGGTAAGGTATTTTTGATAAGGATAAAGATTTTTTTGGGACAAAAATAATTCCACCCTTTCGATACTAAAGCTTTATATTCCATATTCTTCCCTTAACCTAAAATAATATGAAATCCATTTAGATAAAGAAATATATTTCCTTTTCTAAAATAAAAAAGAGAAACTCCCTAGTCGGCGAGTTCCTCTCATGAATATAATCAATTAACTTTTTCAACCAATGGGAACTTATATGTTCCATCCAGAACACTTTTTTCAGGCATATACATTCTTAGCATTAGAACAAAGTGATTAGCTGGAGCAGGAAGCCAATTGGATTCATGTCCTAATGGTGGTGCATTTTGGAT from Neobacillus sp. CF12 encodes:
- a CDS encoding GerAB/ArcD/ProY family transporter, giving the protein MKKNHDTITKVQLFFLITQTQIGVGQIELPHHAFIAAKYDGWISVLLTGVLFQIIIFILWLLVKRFPNHTIFDFSEKVLGKLFGKIISLFYSGYFLLVASFLAASPILYKWAFPNTPKWVVMMLSLSGTLYFTRVNLRILAKYNTLISMLILILIILVLTVYNDMRFENILPIGQTNFTRIFKGINAAFLPMIGYEFLLVIYPKIKENPTTIFKTMSLINILVTGLLTFFVLSMFFVFSPFELRTLKEPVLYILKSFDWNIIERLDIILIIIWVATVNTSVINYLFFASHGVGHLFHKGNHIKAANYLPIISTMISLFLTTPQKLEWIKSLLNWMAYVSLIGIPLFLLVISIISFKLKRRNEI
- a CDS encoding spore germination protein, which encodes MSQKNLYPYQKYLTDEEASESLERNKNRITNLLNNTGDLKCREVNFNNNSMLILYIEPMVDSEKLQDKVIKPLLTVKEGNINQIITVDQIQQTSSMKTIIEGIISGHCALLINSSIITIVNVVATNDRSVEEPANEKMLKGSRAGFVENLNTNIYLIRNEVLNYNLTIEYIQIGESMEKRVCLVYLNHLTNEDLIQKVKQRIQSIKIDYVGSTSQILQLIEDQPWSPFPQVLDTERVDRAVAQIMEGRVVILSNGSSSAIITPVTLASFFQTPEDYNVRWHIASFLRLIRIGCFIISLVLPAIYIAIVSFHYQIIPQELIFPVKSSLENIPFPPFIEAIIMALILEIIREASIRLPTQVTQTIGVVGGLVIGTAVVEANLVSNMMIIVIAVTAISSFVLPFHELGNSIRIIGFFMMAAASIFGFLGIVWLLALTLMHLCKLEIFGTPYFMPIGVQHGSRLKHIFIRSPLHLMDYRSNDAKPTELKQEWNSRGWKNNEEKS